The proteins below come from a single Zea mays cultivar B73 chromosome 8, Zm-B73-REFERENCE-NAM-5.0, whole genome shotgun sequence genomic window:
- the LOC103636211 gene encoding uncharacterized protein — translation MPPGRKGLRCTRESPAEITPTEYEKQRAANVMRNNQMFQRLGINQLRTLMTGTRVRSKNDGPEESGSLFDGEESNDSEKEEDSHVAKGVCSHNSTDVADKPTQGTRGSKRVVAPDVHGQQIRFTRQRSAAINQQSSLSLTTTTHTGSRATTNQESLQNLTAPTHFTSSVATEQDYTQVMTDVAQPSSPIQDEVNDHITDEELVPRQRSRGKQLESLSRGLGFKIPIQISDGKRRPEPPIQAAKFASEGGIVLRQHIPIFPHWKEYKKKENEGKIIDYIGKLAGQFTMDVNSRAVKDACVDMLKGGQRQLRYRLKKKYFTGVPANQVRTTSPISCMTDDQWRELVQLWSTPNHKNNCVKNKLNREKVQFGQCTGSQSYIAKAYVVRQEKYKDVEPSAIDLFKEMHCSKKKGFSEVVQKAIGDMEAMVAAPVEDGECTKSSIEVVSNVLPDSSKFLRNAGLASSKRSNTGTVSARMQEIQSQLDTERQEKDGLREEMETLKAKSEASEATIANQSTEIADLKKSLAENTNLLRQIISINRS, via the exons ATGCCTCCAGGGAGGAAGGGACTACGATGCACAAGGGAATCACCAGCAG AAATCACTCCTACCGAATATGAGAAACAGAGGGCAGCAAATGTGATGAGGAATAATCAGATGTTCCAAAGGCTTGGGATTAATCAGTTACGCACGCTGATGACTGGTACAAGAGTAAGGAGCAAAAATGATGGTCCAGAGGAATCTGGGTCTTTGTTTGACGGCGAGGAGAGCAACGACTCCGAGAAAGAGGAG GATTCCCATGTTGCAAAAGGTGTATGTAGCCATAACTCCACTGATGTTGCTGACAAACCTACGCAAGGAACACGAGGATCTAAAAGGGTTGTGGCCCCTGATGTTCATGGGCAACAAATTAGATTCACTAGGCAAAGGAGTGCTGCCATAAACCAACAATCTTCTCTAAGCCTAACTACTACTACACATACCGGTTCAAGAGCCACCACAAACCAAGAATCCCTCCAAAACTTGACTGCTCCAACACACTTTACTTCAAGTGTTGCCACTGAGCAAGATTACACCCAAGTCATGACTGATGTTGCACAACCTAGCTCTCCTATACAAGATGAGGTCAATGACCACATCACAGATGAAG AATTGGTACCAAGGCAAAGAAGTAGGGGCAAACAACTTGAATCCTTGAGCAGAGGGTTAGGCTTTAAGATTCCAATCCAAATCTCTGATGGGAAGCGAAGGCCAGAGCCACCTATTCAAGCTGCAAAGTTTGCATCAGAGGGTGGGATCGTACTGAGGCAACATATTCCAATATTTCCGCACTGGAAGGAGTACAAGAAGAAAGAGAACGAGGGTAAAATTATAGACTACATTGGCAAGCTTGCT GGTCAATTCACCATGGATGTTAACAGTAGGGCAGTCAAAGATGCGTGTGTTGATATGCTAAAAGGTGGACAACGCCAATTGAGGTATAGGCTGAAAAAAAAGTACTTCACTGGAGTTCCTGCAAATCAAGTGAGGACTACATCGCCCATTTCATGTATGACTGATGATCAATGGAGGGAGTTGGTACAATTGTGGTCTACCCCAAACCACAAG AACAATTGTGTCAAGAACAAACTTAATCGTGAGAAAGTGCAGTTTGGACAGTGCACAGGATCTCAATCATACATTGCAAAAGCTTATGTAGTG AGGCAAGAAAAATATAAAGATGTTGAACCTAGTGCAATTGATCTTTTCAAGGAGATGCATTGCAGCAAGAAAAAAGGATTTAGTGAAGTCGTTCAGAAAGCTATA GGTGATATGGAAGCAATGGTGGCAGCACCAGTTGAAGATGGAGAGTGCACAAAGTCTTCTATAGAAGTTGTTTCCAATGTGCTGCCGGATTCAAGTAAATTTCTTCGCAATGCTGGTCTTGCGTCCTCCAAGAGAAGCAACACTGGGACAGTTTCAGCAAGGATGCAAGAGATTCAGTCTCAATTGGACACTGAGAGACAAGAAAAAGATGGACTTCGCGAAGAAATGGAAACACTTAAGGCCAAGTCAGAAGCATCCGAGGCAACCATTGCTAATCAATCAACTGAAATTGCGGATTTGAAGAAGTCCTTAGCAGAAAATACCAATCTCCTTCGACAAATAATAAGCATCAATCGTAGTTAG